Proteins from a single region of Hypomesus transpacificus isolate Combined female chromosome 9, fHypTra1, whole genome shotgun sequence:
- the LOC124471176 gene encoding zinc finger BED domain-containing protein 4-like yields MGLCRNLVNTFNLSWLKKRDLRKAQTETNVPQHNLVLDVATRWGTKQKMIERVLEQLPAIRRVLVEDRKHGHLNPTWQDVSVLESINAAIKPVADFTDVLSGERYVTVSSVKPVLELLQGKLLSPDPNDTALTANIKANMCKVLKTKYSPSEIQNLLTKATILDPRYRSTMEDAEVLDDVKEKLLQELLDMNEEELKRECASGENCVKAAGVSEGSESEPPATKKKRLCDLLQIRRTQLTSHQTLASVPKRV; encoded by the exons ATGGGACTTTGTAGGAATCTTGTCAACACCTTCAACCTGAGCTGGCTAAAGAAGAGAGACCTGAGGAAGGCACAGACTGAAACCAATGTCCCCCAACACAATCTAGTACTG GATGTCGCCACACGATGGGGTACCAAGCAAAAAATGATAGAGAGGGTCCTAGAGCAACTCCCAGCCATAAGACGTGTCCTGGTTGAAGATCGAAAACATGGCCACCTCAACCCAACCTGGCAGGATGTTTCTGTGTTAGAATCCATTAATGCAGCAATCAAGCCAGTGGCTGATTTCACAGATGTCCTCTCAGGGGAAAGATATGTCACTGTGTCCTCAGTAAAGCCTGTGTTGGAACTTCTTCAAGGCAAACTCTTATCACCAGACCCAAATGACACTGCACTGACAGCAAACATAAAGGCAAACATGTGCAAGGTATTGAAAACGAAATACAGCCCATCTGAAATCCAAAACCTTCTGACAAAGGCCACCATCTTGGATCCAAGGTATCGTAGTACCATGGAGGATGCAGAGGTCTTGGATGATGTCAAAGAAAAGCTCTTGCAAGAACTACTAGACATGAACGAGGAAGAATTAAAAAGAGAATGTGCCAGTGGTGAGAACTGCGTTAAAGCTGCAGGGGTAAGCGAAGGATCTGAATCTGAACCTCCAGCAACCAAGAAAAAGAGGCTGTGTGACCTtctccagatcaggagaacccAACTTACAAGTCACCAGACTCTGGCATCGGTTCCAAAAAGAGTGTAG